In a single window of the Bacillus clarus genome:
- a CDS encoding SgcJ/EcaC family oxidoreductase has product MTKYYDSKEELQVKMKHIEQTIHEVKAAFNKHDADELDRHFTLHASWVNVLGSRLSGWKQINDAHKTLLAGPLRNSYAQYEVEDIHFIRSDVAIAHIRQFPTTAEGTIIENEQGSLALYVMVKEKDTWKIASGQNTFVQ; this is encoded by the coding sequence ATGACTAAATATTATGATTCAAAAGAAGAATTACAAGTGAAAATGAAACACATTGAACAAACCATTCACGAGGTTAAAGCTGCATTTAATAAACATGACGCTGATGAACTTGATCGTCACTTCACTTTACATGCTTCATGGGTAAATGTACTTGGGAGTCGCCTTTCGGGCTGGAAACAAATTAATGATGCTCACAAAACTCTTCTAGCAGGACCGCTCCGCAACTCTTATGCACAGTATGAAGTTGAAGACATTCATTTTATCCGTTCTGATGTAGCTATCGCACACATTAGACAATTCCCAACGACTGCTGAGGGTACCATAATAGAAAATGAACAAGGTAGCCTCGCTCTGTATGTAATGGTTAAAGAAAAAGATACGTGGAAAATTGCATCTGGGCAGAATACATTCGTACAATAA
- the satA gene encoding streptothricin N-acetyltransferase SatA, with translation MSLLIRKLEMNDFYNFPEIDDSFTVNAQLVLFVSKVNHRIEYTVEEVPSYEKSYVEDRYNKDEELAYNEYINNPNQVIYIALLHNQIVGVMVLKKNWNRYAYIEDIKVDKEYRTLGIGRKLVEQAKLWAKDGEMPGIMLETQNNNVAACKFYEKCGFVIGGFDYLVYKGINEQTDEIAIYWYFHFEPK, from the coding sequence ATGAGCCTTTTGATTAGAAAGTTAGAAATGAATGATTTCTACAATTTTCCTGAGATTGATGATAGTTTTACAGTGAATGCTCAGCTGGTTCTTTTTGTTTCGAAAGTAAATCATCGAATAGAATATACAGTGGAAGAAGTACCTAGCTATGAAAAAAGTTATGTAGAAGATCGATATAATAAAGATGAAGAACTAGCGTATAATGAATATATTAATAATCCAAATCAAGTAATTTACATAGCACTCTTACATAACCAAATCGTTGGTGTAATGGTATTGAAAAAGAATTGGAACCGTTATGCCTACATAGAAGATATAAAAGTGGATAAGGAATATCGAACACTTGGTATTGGAAGAAAATTAGTTGAACAAGCAAAGCTCTGGGCAAAAGATGGCGAAATGCCCGGGATTATGCTTGAAACACAAAACAATAATGTGGCAGCGTGTAAGTTTTATGAAAAATGCGGATTTGTAATTGGTGGTTTTGATTATCTTGTTTATAAAGGGATAAATGAGCAAACTGATGAAATTGCGATTTATTGGTATTTTCATTTTGAGCCAAAATAA